In a genomic window of Equus przewalskii isolate Varuska chromosome 4, EquPr2, whole genome shotgun sequence:
- the LOC103564091 gene encoding trypsin-like: MKTFIFLALLGASVASSTDDDDKIVGGYTCQANSVPYQVSLNVGYHICGGSLISNQWVVSAAHCYQSRFQVRLGEHNIAVTEGNEQFINSAKVIRHPSYNSRTYDNDILLIKLSSPASINSKVSAISLPASFPAAGTQCLISGWGNTLSSGSNYPNLLQCLNAPILSDSSCRSSYPNQITSNMFCAGFLEGGKDSCQGDSGGPVACSGVLQGIVSWGYGCAQRNKPGVYTKVYNYVNWIRQTIAAN; the protein is encoded by the exons ATGAAGACTTTTATCTTCCTTGCTCTCCTGGGAGCCTCTG TTGCTTCCTCCACTGACGATGATGACAAGATTGTCGGGGGCTACACCTGTCAGGCGAATTCCGTGCCCTACCAGGTGTCTCTGAACGTCGGCTACCACATCTGCGGTGGCTCACTCATCAGTAACCAGTGGGTTGTGTCTGCTGCTCACTGCTACCAGTC CCGATTCCAGGTGCGTCTGGGAGAACACAACATTGCAGTCACTGAGGGCAATGAGCAATTCATTAATTCAGCCAAGGTCATCCGCCACCCCAGCTACAATTCAAGGACCTACGATAATGACATCCTGCTGATTAAACTGAGCTCCCCGGCCTCCATCAACTCTAAAGTGTCTGCGATCTCTCTGCCAGCATCTTTCCCAGCTGCTGGTACCCAGTGCCTCATCTCTGGCTGGGGAAACACCCTCAGCAGTGGCT CCAACTACCCTAACCTCCTGCAGTGTCTGAATGCTCCCATCCTCTCCGATAGTTCTTGCCGCAGTTCCTACCCAAACCAGATCACCAGCAACATGTTCTGTGCAGGCTTCCTAGAGGGTGGAAAGGACTCCTGCCAG GGTGACTCTGGTGGCCCTGTGGCTTGCAGTGGAGTGCTCCAGGGCATTGTCTCCTGGGGCTATGGCTGTGCTCAGAGAAACAAGCCTGGTGTCTACACCAAGGTCTACAACTACGTGAACTGGATTAGGCAGACCATCGCTGCCAACTAA